Genomic window (Streptomyces sp. SLBN-31):
CCCGAAGAACCAGAACAGGTGCTGCCACAGCAACGCGCCGCCGTTCGCCGGATCGAAGACGTGCGCGCCGAACTTCCGGTCCGCCTCCAGCGCGAGCAGCGCGGCGGTCAGCACCGGGAACGCGGGCAGCACCAGCACCGACGTGAACAGCACGTTCCAGGTGAAGATCGGCATCCGGAACATCGTCATGCCCGGCGCCCGCAGGCACAGCACGGTGGTGATGAAGTTGACCGCGCCCAGCGTCGTCGACACACCCGTCACCACGAGACCCATCACCCACAGGTCCCCGCCCGCGCCGGGGGAGTGGTACGAGCTGTTGAGCGGCGCGTACGCGAACCAGCCGAACGCCGCGGCCCCGCCCGGCACCACGAAACCCGAGACCACCATCAGCCCGCCGAACAGGTACATCCAGTACGACAGGGCGTTCAGCCGCGGGAACGCCACGTCCGGGGCACCGATCTGCAGCGGCATCACCGCGTTCGCGAATCCCGCGAACATCGGTGTCGCGAACAGCAGCATCATGATCGTGCCGTGGATCGTGAAGAGCTGGTTGTAGGTGTGCTCGTTCATGAACTGCAGTCCCGGCCGGGCCAGTTCGGCCCTCATGGCCAGTGCCAGCAGCCCGGCGAACAGGAAGAAGCAGAACGCCGTCACCATGTACAGGCGTCCGATCACCTTGTGATCGGTCGTCGAGGCCCAGCGCAGCAGCGCCGCGCCCAGCGCGTTCTCAAAGGCGCTGTCCACGGGGACGGTCGGTTGCGACAGTTGCGACGGCTCGGTCATCGTCCTCCTCCACGAACCGCGGCGACGCTACCGCCGCGGTCGCGGCACCCCGTCGCGCCACGCCCTGGTGTCTGCCGTCAGGGGACGCGGGGCCGGTCGTGAACGGCGTTTGGCGAAGCCCCGGCGGGGGACCCGGACGAGGAGCATCGAGGCAGAAGGAAGATGAGCCGCCGTGACGTCGCCCACCAGTGAGAAGAGCTCCATCCCCAGGCCGGACACCGGCTCGCTCAAGGCGCAGCACATGCGCGGCAAGGGTGTCGTGCGGACCTGCCTGCCGGCCGTCCTGGACGAGAGGGCCACCCGATCGGCCCTGCCGGACGCCGAATGGAACATCGTGCGGGGCGAGGACTGACACTCCCCCGACAGCCCGCCCGCACCAGGGGATCCGCTGCGTCGCCGGATAGGCGGCGCAGCGTCTTTGCCACCCGCGGGCCCTGATCGAACGCCCTCTTTATGGCGATCGACGCTAGGGTGAACCAGATGAAGGCTCTCGTGCTGTCCGGCGGCGCCGGTACTCGATTGAGGCCGATCACGCACACGTCGGCCAAGCAGCTCGTGCCCGTGGCCAACAAGGCCGTGCTCTTCTACGGCCTGGAGTCCATCGCCGCTGCCGGCATCACCGAGGTCGGTGTCATCGTGGGAGACACCGCCGAGGAGATCCAGGAAGCGGTCGGCGACGGATCGAAGTTCGGCCTTGAGATCACCTACATCCCCCAGGAGCGGCCCCTCGGGCTGGCCCACGCGGTACTGATCGCGCGGGACTGGCTCGGCGACGACGACTTCGTCATGTACCTCGGCGACAACTTCATCGTCGGAGGCATCAGCGGCCTCGTCGACGAGTTCCGCAGAAACCGCCCCGACGCCCAGATCCTGCTCACCCAGGTGGCCGACCCCCGTTCCTTCGGCGTCGCCGAACTCGACGCCTCCGGGCAGGTCGTCGGCCTGGAGGAGAAGCCCGAACACCCCAAGAGCGACCTCGCCCTCGTCGGTGTCTACCTGTTCACGCCACTCATCCACGAGGCGGTCCGCGCCATCCGCCCCTCCTGGCGGGGCGAACTGGAGATCACCCACGCCATCCAGCACCTCATCGACGCCCGTGCCGACGTCCGCTGCACGGTCATCAAGGGCTACTGGAAGGACACCGGGAACGTCGTCGACATGCTCGAGGTCAACCGGACCGTCCTGGAGGGCCTCGACCGTCGTATCGACGGGGAGGTCGACGAGGAGTCCGAGACGATCGGGCGCGTCGTGATCGAGGAGGGCGCACGGGTGGAGCGCTCACGGATCGTGGGGCCCGTCGTGATCGGCGCCGGCACCGTCGTCGAGGACTCCTACGTCGGTCCCTTCACCTCCGTCGCGGAGAACTGCCGTATCACCGACAGCGAGCTGGAGTTCTCCATCGTCCTGCGCGATTCCTCCATCCTCGGCGTGGGGCGCATCGAGAACTCCCTCATCGGCCGGCACGTCGAGGTGACGCCGGCCCCCAGTGTCCCCAGCGCCCACCGACTCGTCCTCGGCGACCACAGCAAGGTGCAGATCCATACATGAATCTCCTCGTCACCGGCGCCGCCGGATTCATCGGCTCCGCCTACGTCCGCATGCTGCTGGCCCCCGGAGCGCCCGACGCGCCCCGGATCACCGTGCTGGACAAGCTCACCTACGCCGGCAACCTCGACAACCTCGAACTCGACCACCCACGGCTGGAGTTCGTGCAGGGCGACATCCGCGACGCCGAACTCGTCGACAAGCTCGTCGCCGAGGCGGACCAGGTGGTGCATTTCGCGGCCGAGTCCCACGTGGACCGCTCGATCACCGGCGCGACCGACTTCGTCCTCACCAACGTGGTCGGCACCCAGACCCTGCTGGACGCCGCGCTGCGCCACCGGGTGGGCCCCTTCGTGCACATCTCCACCGACGAGGTCTACGGCTCCATCGAGCAGGGCTCGTGGCCCGAGGACCACCCGCTGCGGCCCAACTCGCCCTACTCCGCCTCCAAGGCCTCCTCCGACCTGCTGGCCCTGGCCTACCACCGCACCCACGGCCTGGACGTCCGCGTCACCCGCTGCTCCAACAACTACGGCCCGCGCCAGTACCCCGAGAAGGTCATCCCGCTGTTCGTGACCAACCTCCTGGACGGCAGGAAGGTCCCGCTCTACGGCGAGGGCCTCAACGTCCGCGACTGGCTGCACGTCGAGGACCACTGCCTCGGTGTGGACCTGGTGCGCACCAAGGGCCGCCCCGGCGAGGTCTACAACATCGGCGGCGGCACGGAGCTGAGCAACAAGGAACTCACCGGGCTGCTGCTGGAGGCCTGCGGGGCCGACTGGGACATGGTGGAGCACGTCGAGGACCGCAAGGGCCACGACCTGCGCTACTCCGTCGACTGGAGCAAGGCCCGCGACGAGCTCGGCTACCGCCCCCGCCATGACTTCACCACCGGTCTCGCCGACACGATCGCCTGGTACCGGGACAACCGCGCCTGGTGGGAGCCCCTGAAGCGGCGGTCGGCATGAGGTGGCTGATCACGGGCGCCGGCGGCATGCTCGGCCGGGACACCGTCGAGGAACTGCTCCGGCGCGGCGAGGACGTCACGGGCCTCGACCGCGCCGCCCTGGACATCACCCGGCCGGAGGCGGTCCGCGCGGCGCTGGCCGAGCACCGCCCCGAGCTGGTCGTCAACTGCGCCGCGTACACGGCCGTCGACAACGCGGAGACCGACGAGGAACGGGCCCTCGCCGTCAACGGCGACGGGCCCCGCAACCTCGCCCGCGCCTGCTCGGCCCTGGGCGCCCGGCTGATCCACGTCTCCACCGACTACGTCTTCGCGGGCGACGCCCGCACGCCCTACCCGGAGGACCACCCCACGGGCCCGCGCACCGCCTACGGCCGCACCAAGCTGGCCGGGGAGCGGGCCGTGACCGAGGAACTCCCCACAGCGAGCGCGATCCTGCGAACCGCTTGGCTCTACGGGGTCCACGGGCGTAGTTTCGTCCGCACGATGATCGACCTGGAGTCCCGCCGCGACACCCTCGACGTCGTCGACGACCAGCGCGGGCAGCCGACCTGGAGCGCGGAGGTCGCCGCGCGCGTCGCCGACCTCGGCCCCCGCGTGGGCCGGGGCGCGAACGGTGTCCTGCACGCCACCAGCTCCGGCGAGACCACCTGGTTCGAGCTGGCCCGCGAGGTCTTCCGCGGCCTCGGCGCCGACCCCGAGCGAGTGCGGCCGGTCGGCAGCGAGGCCTACCCCAGCCCGGCGCCCCGGCCCGCCTACAGCGTTCTCGGCCACGACCGCTGGCGGCAGCTGGGCCTGCCGCCGCTGCGCGACTGGCGCACCGCCCTGCACGAGGCACTTCCACTGATCCGCAAGGAGTCCCCTTCGTGAAACGCCACGAGTTCCTGCGGGGCCTGCACAAGGCCACCGCCAACCGCAACTACCTGGAGATCGGAGTCAACGACGGCCGCAGCCTGAAGCTGTCGCGCGTGCCCAGCATCGCCGTCGACCCGGCCTTCAAGGTGGTCACGGAGATCAAGTGCGACGTCCACCTGGTGAAGGCCACCAGCGACGACTTCTTCGCCCGCGACAACCCCCTCGCGCACCTCAAGGGCGGCCGCCACCCGCTGCGCAACCTGCGCCGGGGCCGCAGTCCGCTGGGCCACTGGCGGCGCACGACGCTCGACCTGTCGTTCATCGACGGCATGCACCTGTTCGAGTACGCGCTGCGGGACTTCATCAACATCGAGAAGCACTCCGACTGGTCCAGCGTGATCGTCTTCGACGACATGCTGCCGCGCAGCATCGACGAGGCGGCCCGTGACCGGCACACCACCGCCTGGACGGGCGACGTCTACAAGATCATCGAGATCCTGGAGCGCTACCGTCCCGACCTGGTGACGGTGCTCGTGGACACCCAGCCCACCGGCCAGCTCATCGTCTTCGGCGCCGATCCCAAGAACACGGTGCTGAAGGACAAGTACGACGACATCATGGCCGAGTTCGAGGTGCCCGACCCGCAGAAGGTGCCCGAGTCGGTCCTGGAGCGGGTGAAGGCGGTCAAGCCGGAGACCCTGCTGGAGGCCGACTTCTGGCGCCCGCTGGTGCGCGCCCGCAACCGCGGCCTCAGCCGCTCCCGGGGCTGGGAGCCGCTGAGGACCGCGCTGCAGCCGCTCGCCGTCAGTCGCTGACCGAGCCGCCGCGCAGCTTCTCGTAGTAGGCGGTGCAGGCTTCGTACGACGGCAGCAGCCCGGTCTCCCGGGCTTCGGCCAGCGACGGAGCCTGCTCGTCCTTCGGGGAGAGCACCGGACGGATGCCCTCGGGCCAGGTGATGCCCAGGTCCGGGTCGAGGGCGTGCACGGCGTGCTCCCGCTCGGGCGCGTAGCCCTCCGACGCCAGGTACACCACGGTCGCGTCGTCGGTCAGGGCCATGAAGGCGTGGCCGAGCCCTTCCGCGATGAACACGGCGTGCCGGGTGTCGTCGTCGAGGCGTACCGCCTCCCACTGGGCGAACGTCGGCGAGCCGACGCGCAGGTCGACCACCACGTCCAGGACGGCCCCGCGCACACAGGTGATGTACTTGGCCTGCCCGGGCGGCGTGTCCGCGAAGTGCACGCCGCGGACCACGCCCCAGCGGGACACCGAGAGGTTGGCCTGCCGCAGCGACAGGTCGTAGCCGATGGCCTCGCGGAACTCGGCGCCGCGGTACCACTCGTGGAAGCTGCCCCGCTCGTCGTGGAAGATCTTCGGTTCGAGCGCCCAGGCGCCTTCAATACCCAGTGATCGCACGCTGTTACGCCTTTCGAGCCTTGGAAGCCGACGCCGTACGCCGCCCGAGGACCGCGGCGAGCGCACGCCGCGCCCTGCGGGCCAGCCGGCCCACGGCCGAGGGCCGTGGAGTGCGGACCACCTTGACCGAGCCGTTGGCCGTCCGCAGGGTGAGGGGCAGCGGCAGGGACCGCGCGTCCGCGTCGTCGGGCGCCGGGCACAGCGCGGCCCGCCAGGTCCCGCCGCCCAGTTCGCCGACGGGCAGGGACGCCTCCAGCACGGCCCCGTCACCGGCCGGGGCCAGCATGCCGGGTGTGTCCACCGACCGGCCCTGCGAGGTCAGCCGCAACAGCGCCGGGCTCTCGACGGGGACGTGCAGCGGCAGCGGCACGCGCACCCGGTCGCCGGAGACGGTGACCGTCTCCGGGGCGAGGCGGTCCAGGCCCAGGCGCTTGTTCGCGCGGTCGACGTCCAGGGAGAGGTTGTCGTGCGGGTCCGTCCAGTACGGCAGCACCACATGCCCCCCGACGACGGCGGCGGAGGCGGCGGCACGGGCCTTGCGCGGGCCCGGACCGATCCGGGCCTCCTTGCTCCAGCCGCCCATCCTGACCCGGGCGTAGGTGTCCCACAGCCCGGCGCGCAGCGGACCGCCGTCCACCGCGCCGGCCGGGTCGACGGTCGCCGTCGCCCGCAGCACCAGCCGCACGTTGCCGCTGTCCCCGACGGGCACGATCTCCCGGGTGACCTCGACCGGCTGGAAGTACTGGGCGGCGGTGGACCGTTCGCGCACCAGCAGGTCCAGGGCGGCCTTGCCGAACCGGGCGACGATGTCGGAGCCCACCCAGGCCACCGCCTCGGCGACGTTCGGGGGCGGTCCGTCCAGCGGGGCGCGGACCCCGCCGCCGGGGAACGTCAGCGGCGCGCCGCCCGCCGTGAACTCCGCGGCGATCTCCACGCGCAGCGCGCCGTCGCGCCACTCGATCTCGCCGGGCACGGCGCGCAGCGAGAGGCCGGCCTCCCACTCGGCGAAGGCCACGACGTCGTCGTACCGGTTCGCCGCGATCAGTGCGGCCACCACCTGCTGGGTCGGCTGCAGGCCCGCGGCCACACCGGGGCCGAAGCGCTCGGTGGCGACGTGGTGGATCTCCTCGAACAGCTTGCGCCGGTAGTCCTCCGCCAGCTTCAAGAAGCGCCTGCCGCGCAGCCGCTCCACCATCTCCACGCGCAGCCAGCGGCGGTGGAGGGAGTCACGGACCGGCCCCGGCTCGGTGTACCGCTCGACGACGTCGAGCGCCTCGCGCAGGTTCTTGAAGTAGCCGACGGGCTCGAACTGCTGGATGCCGGCGTTGGCCGCGTCGTCACGGCGGATGTGGTAGTAGCAGACGTAGTCGCCGATCACGGAGACGTTGGCGGCGCGCAGGTACGCCTCCACCACGAAGACGTGGTCCTCCAGACGCCGTCTGCCCTCCGGGAAGCGCAGGCCGGTCTCGTCGAGGAACGCCTTGCGGAACATCTTGTGCGGGGTGAGGCTGTCGATGAGCGGGGCGTCCTCGACGGACGCCCGCGGCCGGTTGCGGCGGAACAGCTCCACCGGCACCGAGCGGCCGCGGCCGGCCATCTTGCCGACGACGACGTCCGCCTCGTTGGCCTTGCCGTAGCCGTACATCCGCTCCAGGGCCTCGGTGCCGAGGCTGTCGTCGTTGTCGACGAACATGACGTACTCGCCGTGGGCGGCCGCGATGCCGACGTTGCGCGGCTTGCCGGACCAGCCGGAGTTCTCCTGGTGGATCACGCGGACCCGGGGCTCCTTTGCGGCGAGCTCGTCGAGCCGGGCCGGGGTGCCATCGGTGGAGCCGTCGTCGACGAAGATGGCCTCGTACTCGTCGGGCGGCAGGGACTGCTCGAGCAGCGAGGTGATGCAGTCCTCGATGTAAGGCCCCGGGTTGTAGACCGGGACGATGACGCTGACCTTGACCGGCATCGGGCTTCCGAGCCCCCTCGGTTCGCTTGCCGTATGTGTTCGGGCGGTGGCCAGATGCTAACCCGGCCAGGGACTTGGTCCCACTCCGCCCCGCCCGTGCGAGCGTCGCCGCGATTCGGCCAGTCGTGCCTCCTGGCGAGAAGTTCCAGGATCTCGGCGGTGGTGCCGGTCCGATGTCCTCGTCGTGACCGGCGAGTTCGCCGACGATCTTGTGCTCTCCGGGGGTGCGCCGCCGGGCCGGGGCGTCTCGGTCCGGCCCGGGACCGCGTCCGCGCCGTCGGCGGCGAAGGAGATCCGCACCAGGACCACGGGCAGGCCGTGCGCGCGGAAGACGTCGGCGAGTTGAGCCGATCGGGTGACCACGCCGACGATGTCCGCCCGGAGGCCGATCACGACGAGGGTGGTGCGCGGGTCAGGATGCGTGTGGAGACCTGCGACGGGGTGAGCTCGTCGTGCTCCGCGACCTCTACGATCCGCCGCAGCAGCCGACCGAAGAAGACCCGCAGGTTGTGGATCCGGTGGTCGTAGGCTGGCCGTGTGCGCCTGCTCCTGATGTCCGACACCCACCTGCCCAAGCGGGCCAGGGAACTGCCCGCGCCGCTCCTGGCCGAACTTCCGCGCGCCGACGTCGTCTTCCACGCCGGGGACTGGGTCGACACCGCCACCCTCGACCTCCTGGAGAGCCGGTGCCGCAGGCTCGTCGGCGTCCACGGCAACAACGACGGACCCGACCTGCGGGCCCGACTGCCCGAGGTGGCTCGCGCCGAGATCGGCGGGCTGCGCTTCGGCGTCGTGCACGAGACGGGAGCCGCCCAGGGCCGTGAGGCGCGCTGTGCCGCCCGGTTCCCGGACCTCGACGTGCTGGTCTTCGGGCACAGCCACATCCCTTGGGACACCACCGCCCCCGGCGGCCTGCGCCTGCTCAACCCCGGCTCGCCCACCGACCGCCGACGCCAGCCGCACTGCACGTACATGACCGCCGGTGTCGAGGACGGGCGGCTGAGGGACGTACTGCTGCACCGGCTGCCACCGCGCTAGCGCCCGGTTCCGTCGCCGTACCCGCACATCGCTCGGGCCGGCCTCGCTCGTGAACGACGCCGCAGGCATCCGGTCGGCGCTACTCGTGGGTCCGGGCCGCTGCAGATGCGGCAAGCGGCCCGGTGCTTCGAGTGTGCGCTTTCACGGACCTCCTTCCCACAGAGGCACTGTGTCGAGGCAGTCCTGCCTCGTTGTTGCCGCGTACCCCATTCGGGTGCTTTTCACAATTTTTTCTTCGAAGTCGCGAGACCGGGCCGAAACGGTGTCTCAGTGGCCCCTCCGGCGCCGCAGACCGGCGTACACCACCGCCACCACCAGGGCCGCGGCGACGCCCACCGCCGCCCGCTTGGCCACCGGCACCCCCGCCGTACGGAACAGGTCGAGCGGCTCGGTCTCCTCCGGCTCCTCCAGCGCCGGAGGCTGGGCCGGTTCCCCCAGCCGCTGGGACAGGCACTCGGCGAACTGGCCGATGATCCGGTCGCCCACCTCCGACATCACCCCGCGCCCGAACTGCGCCGGACGCCCGGTCACCGTCAGGTCGGTGCGCACCGACACGGCCGTGCCGCTGTCGCGCTCGGCCAGGGTGCTGGTGACCGTGGCCCGGGCGGTGCCCTGGCCGCGCGTCTCCCGGCCGCTGGCGATCAGCACCATGCGGTGCGCGGTGTCGTCCTGCTCCTCGAAGACGGCGGTGCCCTTGTAGGTCACGGTGATCGGACCCACCTTCACCTTCACCGAGCCCGTGACGGTCTTGCCGTCGTACTCCTCGACACTCGCCCCGGGCATGCACGGCGCGATCCGCTCGACGTCCAGCAGCGCCCGCCAGGCGTCGTCGACCGGGACCGG
Coding sequences:
- the rfbC gene encoding dTDP-4-dehydrorhamnose 3,5-epimerase → MRSLGIEGAWALEPKIFHDERGSFHEWYRGAEFREAIGYDLSLRQANLSVSRWGVVRGVHFADTPPGQAKYITCVRGAVLDVVVDLRVGSPTFAQWEAVRLDDDTRHAVFIAEGLGHAFMALTDDATVVYLASEGYAPEREHAVHALDPDLGITWPEGIRPVLSPKDEQAPSLAEARETGLLPSYEACTAYYEKLRGGSVSD
- a CDS encoding glycosyltransferase family 2 protein; its protein translation is MPVKVSVIVPVYNPGPYIEDCITSLLEQSLPPDEYEAIFVDDGSTDGTPARLDELAAKEPRVRVIHQENSGWSGKPRNVGIAAAHGEYVMFVDNDDSLGTEALERMYGYGKANEADVVVGKMAGRGRSVPVELFRRNRPRASVEDAPLIDSLTPHKMFRKAFLDETGLRFPEGRRRLEDHVFVVEAYLRAANVSVIGDYVCYYHIRRDDAANAGIQQFEPVGYFKNLREALDVVERYTEPGPVRDSLHRRWLRVEMVERLRGRRFLKLAEDYRRKLFEEIHHVATERFGPGVAAGLQPTQQVVAALIAANRYDDVVAFAEWEAGLSLRAVPGEIEWRDGALRVEIAAEFTAGGAPLTFPGGGVRAPLDGPPPNVAEAVAWVGSDIVARFGKAALDLLVRERSTAAQYFQPVEVTREIVPVGDSGNVRLVLRATATVDPAGAVDGGPLRAGLWDTYARVRMGGWSKEARIGPGPRKARAAASAAVVGGHVVLPYWTDPHDNLSLDVDRANKRLGLDRLAPETVTVSGDRVRVPLPLHVPVESPALLRLTSQGRSVDTPGMLAPAGDGAVLEASLPVGELGGGTWRAALCPAPDDADARSLPLPLTLRTANGSVKVVRTPRPSAVGRLARRARRALAAVLGRRTASASKARKA
- the rfbB gene encoding dTDP-glucose 4,6-dehydratase is translated as MNLLVTGAAGFIGSAYVRMLLAPGAPDAPRITVLDKLTYAGNLDNLELDHPRLEFVQGDIRDAELVDKLVAEADQVVHFAAESHVDRSITGATDFVLTNVVGTQTLLDAALRHRVGPFVHISTDEVYGSIEQGSWPEDHPLRPNSPYSASKASSDLLALAYHRTHGLDVRVTRCSNNYGPRQYPEKVIPLFVTNLLDGRKVPLYGEGLNVRDWLHVEDHCLGVDLVRTKGRPGEVYNIGGGTELSNKELTGLLLEACGADWDMVEHVEDRKGHDLRYSVDWSKARDELGYRPRHDFTTGLADTIAWYRDNRAWWEPLKRRSA
- a CDS encoding glucose-1-phosphate thymidylyltransferase, whose product is MKALVLSGGAGTRLRPITHTSAKQLVPVANKAVLFYGLESIAAAGITEVGVIVGDTAEEIQEAVGDGSKFGLEITYIPQERPLGLAHAVLIARDWLGDDDFVMYLGDNFIVGGISGLVDEFRRNRPDAQILLTQVADPRSFGVAELDASGQVVGLEEKPEHPKSDLALVGVYLFTPLIHEAVRAIRPSWRGELEITHAIQHLIDARADVRCTVIKGYWKDTGNVVDMLEVNRTVLEGLDRRIDGEVDEESETIGRVVIEEGARVERSRIVGPVVIGAGTVVEDSYVGPFTSVAENCRITDSELEFSIVLRDSSILGVGRIENSLIGRHVEVTPAPSVPSAHRLVLGDHSKVQIHT
- the rfbD gene encoding dTDP-4-dehydrorhamnose reductase; this translates as MRWLITGAGGMLGRDTVEELLRRGEDVTGLDRAALDITRPEAVRAALAEHRPELVVNCAAYTAVDNAETDEERALAVNGDGPRNLARACSALGARLIHVSTDYVFAGDARTPYPEDHPTGPRTAYGRTKLAGERAVTEELPTASAILRTAWLYGVHGRSFVRTMIDLESRRDTLDVVDDQRGQPTWSAEVAARVADLGPRVGRGANGVLHATSSGETTWFELAREVFRGLGADPERVRPVGSEAYPSPAPRPAYSVLGHDRWRQLGLPPLRDWRTALHEALPLIRKESPS
- a CDS encoding class I SAM-dependent methyltransferase, with the translated sequence MKRHEFLRGLHKATANRNYLEIGVNDGRSLKLSRVPSIAVDPAFKVVTEIKCDVHLVKATSDDFFARDNPLAHLKGGRHPLRNLRRGRSPLGHWRRTTLDLSFIDGMHLFEYALRDFINIEKHSDWSSVIVFDDMLPRSIDEAARDRHTTAWTGDVYKIIEILERYRPDLVTVLVDTQPTGQLIVFGADPKNTVLKDKYDDIMAEFEVPDPQKVPESVLERVKAVKPETLLEADFWRPLVRARNRGLSRSRGWEPLRTALQPLAVSR
- a CDS encoding SRPBCC family protein, with protein sequence MELHHEFTVPVPVDDAWRALLDVERIAPCMPGASVEEYDGKTVTGSVKVKVGPITVTYKGTAVFEEQDDTAHRMVLIASGRETRGQGTARATVTSTLAERDSGTAVSVRTDLTVTGRPAQFGRGVMSEVGDRIIGQFAECLSQRLGEPAQPPALEEPEETEPLDLFRTAGVPVAKRAAVGVAAALVVAVVYAGLRRRRGH
- a CDS encoding metallophosphoesterase — encoded protein: MRLLLMSDTHLPKRARELPAPLLAELPRADVVFHAGDWVDTATLDLLESRCRRLVGVHGNNDGPDLRARLPEVARAEIGGLRFGVVHETGAAQGREARCAARFPDLDVLVFGHSHIPWDTTAPGGLRLLNPGSPTDRRRQPHCTYMTAGVEDGRLRDVLLHRLPPR